A genomic window from Desulfurococcaceae archaeon includes:
- a CDS encoding ABC transporter ATP-binding protein, whose amino-acid sequence MVSPPEIHLKTLNVTKRFGGLVAVNKVSVSIPKGSLTLLIGPNGCGKTTLVNTITGIYKPDEGKVYFNNEDITGLPSDQVYRRGLVRTFQIPSPFTKLSVLDNLLVAARGNPGEKFRYHLFKKAWWSYEKKALEKAFEVMRILNLDKYWDREVSELDAGALKLIEIGRALMSDAQMIILDEPIAGVNPKLAHSIFSHIVNVRNELGITFLIIEHRLDIALKYADYVYVMNQGLIISSGTPSEIVKDEKVRAVYLGR is encoded by the coding sequence ATGGTGAGCCCTCCCGAAATCCACTTAAAAACTCTAAATGTCACTAAAAGGTTCGGTGGCCTGGTAGCTGTCAATAAGGTTAGTGTAAGCATACCTAAAGGCTCCTTAACGCTCCTAATAGGGCCGAATGGTTGTGGAAAGACTACGCTGGTAAACACGATAACGGGGATCTACAAGCCGGATGAGGGAAAGGTGTACTTTAATAACGAGGACATTACGGGGTTGCCGTCGGATCAGGTGTATAGGAGAGGCCTGGTTAGGACGTTTCAAATACCGTCTCCTTTCACTAAGTTAAGCGTGCTTGATAACCTACTGGTAGCGGCTAGGGGCAATCCCGGCGAGAAGTTCAGATACCACCTGTTTAAAAAGGCCTGGTGGAGTTACGAGAAGAAGGCACTTGAAAAAGCCTTCGAGGTAATGAGAATACTTAATCTAGACAAATACTGGGATAGAGAAGTATCGGAACTAGATGCAGGAGCGCTTAAGCTGATAGAGATCGGGAGGGCGCTGATGTCTGATGCCCAAATGATAATACTGGACGAGCCTATAGCAGGCGTTAACCCTAAGCTAGCGCACAGTATTTTCTCACACATAGTGAACGTGAGAAACGAGCTCGGCATAACGTTCTTGATAATAGAGCACAGGCTAGATATAGCTCTCAAATACGCGGATTACGTGTACGTAATGAACCAGGGCCTGATAATATCTTCGGGGACGCCGTCGGAAATAGTCAAAGATGAAAAAGTTAGAGCAGTTTACCTAGGGAGGTAG
- a CDS encoding ABC transporter substrate-binding protein: MKGLLKARALPTGVWAILLIVFLLIGFVIGYFIPRAGAPGVVAPTGLPKEIPVGVIVALSGAYGSYGIREDAAARLAEKDINEFVKKIGLDVKFVFYYEDYASKPDIALQKAQALAARGVKVIIGGLISGATKAITSYAEANKIVVITGSSTAARKDVAPPAGYIFRTLPSVEAEGIATVDLILSLGVKNVIIISPEESYSLSFKNAFVNAARTKGLNVVADLTFPVDTKDFNPLIDSMERAAAPYLERKEAFAIVCNTWEDHATVLLTQANARNSPLLKVLWFASDTLPLSTVVIEQVGPIAEKVKLIGGLFTGAASKVADHVREYTLSTLGQEPTVYAYATYDAAWIAALAILLAGKYDGEAIRNAVPLAASIYWGATGNIEFNSEGDRSFADMIFYGVIGGKWEPVTVYRVLENKFYWLKTVEVPKL; this comes from the coding sequence ATGAAGGGGCTCCTTAAAGCTCGTGCACTTCCTACCGGCGTCTGGGCAATACTACTAATCGTGTTCCTACTAATAGGGTTCGTAATAGGGTACTTCATTCCGAGAGCGGGGGCGCCAGGCGTAGTTGCACCTACAGGCCTACCCAAGGAGATTCCAGTAGGAGTTATAGTTGCACTGAGTGGGGCATACGGCTCGTACGGTATACGAGAGGACGCCGCAGCTAGACTAGCCGAGAAGGATATAAATGAATTCGTGAAAAAGATAGGGCTCGACGTGAAGTTCGTATTTTACTACGAGGACTATGCCAGTAAACCTGATATAGCGTTGCAAAAAGCACAGGCCCTCGCTGCCAGAGGTGTAAAGGTAATTATCGGTGGCTTAATCAGCGGTGCCACCAAAGCGATTACCTCGTATGCCGAGGCAAACAAGATAGTCGTCATAACGGGGTCCTCTACAGCCGCGCGAAAGGACGTTGCACCACCAGCAGGTTACATTTTCAGGACGCTTCCCTCAGTTGAAGCCGAAGGGATTGCCACGGTCGACCTCATACTAAGTCTCGGCGTTAAAAACGTGATAATAATATCGCCCGAAGAATCCTACTCGCTCTCATTCAAAAACGCCTTCGTAAACGCGGCGAGGACGAAGGGCTTAAACGTAGTTGCAGACCTCACGTTCCCGGTAGACACTAAAGACTTTAACCCGCTAATAGACAGTATGGAGAGGGCTGCCGCACCTTACTTGGAGAGAAAAGAGGCGTTCGCAATAGTCTGTAACACGTGGGAAGACCACGCCACGGTCCTACTCACTCAAGCTAACGCTAGAAATAGTCCTCTACTGAAGGTCCTTTGGTTCGCATCCGACACATTACCGCTAAGCACTGTAGTGATCGAGCAGGTGGGGCCCATAGCTGAGAAGGTGAAGCTAATTGGAGGCCTATTCACAGGAGCCGCGTCCAAGGTTGCCGATCATGTGAGGGAATACACGCTATCTACACTAGGCCAAGAGCCGACAGTATACGCTTACGCAACATACGACGCTGCATGGATCGCAGCACTGGCAATACTGCTCGCGGGTAAATATGATGGTGAAGCCATAAGGAATGCCGTGCCTTTAGCTGCAAGCATATACTGGGGGGCAACCGGAAACATAGAGTTTAACAGTGAGGGTGACAGGAGCTTCGCGGACATGATATTCTACGGCGTCATAGGTGGTAAGTGGGAACCCGTTACCGTGTACAGGGTCCTAGAGAACAAGTTCTACTGGCTTAAAACAGTAGAAGTTCCCAAACTGTAA